The following are encoded together in the Bradyrhizobium sp. CCGUVB1N3 genome:
- the dapB gene encoding 4-hydroxy-tetrahydrodipicolinate reductase translates to MSDMRLIVAGAGGRMGRALTRAISETQGAVLAGALEAPASELLGKDAGVLAGLPANGVMLSADLWAMTAEADGILDFTVPAATIANVAIAAQRGLVHVIGTTGLSASDDAVIKSVTNRAVVVKSGNMSLGVNLLTALVKRVAQSLGDTFDIEIVETHHRAKIDAPSGTALMLGEAAASGRGISLSDHSARGRDGITGARRSGDIGFASLRGGTAAGDHSVSFLGPFERLTLSHHAEDRMLFAHGALKAALWAHGKKPGLYSMADVLGLGDT, encoded by the coding sequence ATGTCCGACATGCGCTTGATTGTTGCTGGAGCCGGCGGCCGGATGGGCCGGGCGCTGACGCGTGCGATTTCCGAAACCCAAGGTGCGGTGCTGGCCGGCGCTCTGGAAGCGCCCGCCTCGGAACTCCTGGGCAAGGATGCCGGCGTGCTCGCGGGTCTCCCGGCCAATGGCGTGATGCTTTCCGCCGATCTCTGGGCCATGACGGCGGAGGCCGACGGCATTCTCGACTTCACCGTACCGGCCGCGACCATCGCCAATGTGGCGATCGCCGCGCAGCGAGGGCTCGTTCATGTCATCGGCACGACCGGCCTCTCGGCGTCGGATGACGCGGTGATCAAGAGCGTCACCAATCGCGCCGTTGTCGTCAAATCCGGCAATATGAGCCTCGGCGTCAATCTGCTCACCGCGCTGGTCAAGCGCGTGGCGCAGTCGCTGGGCGATACTTTTGATATCGAAATCGTCGAGACGCATCACCGTGCCAAGATCGACGCGCCCTCGGGCACGGCGCTGATGTTGGGTGAGGCCGCCGCGAGCGGCCGCGGCATTTCGCTGAGCGATCATTCGGCCCGCGGCCGCGACGGCATTACGGGCGCGCGCCGCTCCGGCGACATCGGCTTTGCGTCCTTGCGCGGCGGTACCGCGGCCGGCGATCACAGCGTGAGCTTCCTCGGACCGTTCGAGCGCCTGACGTTGTCGCATCACGCCGAGGACCGCATGCTGTTCGCCCATGGTGCGCTGAAGGCGGCGCTCTGGGCCCACGGCAAGAAGCCGGGCCTCTACTCGATGGCCGACGTGCTCGGTCTCGGCGATACCTGA
- the pyrF gene encoding orotidine-5'-phosphate decarboxylase — MTQAEIAPRDRLIVALDLPSPDLAEAMINRLGDSVTFYKIGYRLTYAGGLPLVGKLADRGKKVFLDLKLHDIGNTVMQGVQSISKLGATFLTVHAYPQTMKAAVEGRGASALKILGVTVLTSYNDDDLHAAGYRLGVSELVEARAQQAQVLGVDGLVCAPEEAGSLRKIVGHQMNLVTPGIRPAGAATGDQKRIMTPGRAIAAGADYLVVGRPVVEAADPKAAAEAIQAEIAQALG; from the coding sequence ATGACGCAAGCCGAAATCGCCCCCCGCGACCGCCTGATCGTCGCGCTCGACCTGCCGAGCCCGGACCTCGCGGAGGCAATGATCAATCGGCTCGGCGACAGCGTCACCTTCTACAAGATCGGCTATCGGCTCACTTATGCCGGCGGCCTGCCGCTGGTCGGCAAGCTCGCGGACCGCGGCAAGAAAGTGTTCCTCGATCTCAAGCTGCACGACATCGGCAATACGGTGATGCAGGGCGTCCAGAGCATCAGCAAGCTCGGCGCGACCTTCCTCACCGTGCACGCCTATCCGCAGACCATGAAGGCGGCGGTCGAAGGGCGCGGCGCGTCGGCCTTGAAGATTCTCGGCGTGACCGTGCTGACCTCCTACAATGACGATGATCTGCATGCGGCCGGTTACCGGCTCGGCGTCTCCGAGCTGGTCGAGGCGCGCGCGCAGCAGGCGCAGGTGCTTGGCGTCGACGGGCTCGTCTGCGCGCCCGAGGAAGCCGGTAGCTTGCGCAAGATCGTTGGCCACCAGATGAACCTCGTCACGCCCGGCATCCGTCCCGCAGGCGCGGCGACCGGCGACCAGAAGCGCATCATGACGCCGGGACGCGCGATTGCCGCGGGCGCGGATTATCTCGTCGTCGGCCGACCGGTGGTCGAGGCCGCCGACCCGAAAGCGGCGGCCGAGGCCATCCAGGCCGAGATCGCGCAGGCGCTGGGCTGA
- a CDS encoding NADPH-dependent FMN reductase, with the protein MAAPKILIIPGSLRTGSHNAKLAAVAAYEFAQAGVDVTRVSLADFPLPIYDEDLYVKSGVPKHAVNLKRMIGAHQGILIVTPEYNASVPPLLKNAIDWISRVQDPHERRGDVFRNRAFAIAGASQSRLGGARALGALRLILSSCHANVIASQLALAFADQAYDDMDRLKNEGDIAALKDLVRQLIDISQRMM; encoded by the coding sequence ATGGCCGCACCCAAGATCCTGATCATACCCGGCTCGCTGCGCACCGGCTCGCACAATGCGAAGCTGGCGGCGGTTGCCGCCTATGAATTCGCCCAGGCCGGCGTCGACGTCACCCGCGTCTCGCTCGCCGACTTCCCGCTGCCGATCTATGACGAAGACCTGTATGTGAAGTCCGGTGTCCCCAAGCACGCGGTCAACCTGAAGCGCATGATCGGCGCGCATCAGGGGATCTTGATCGTCACGCCCGAATACAACGCCTCCGTGCCGCCGCTGCTCAAGAATGCGATCGACTGGATCAGTCGCGTCCAGGACCCACACGAGAGGCGCGGCGACGTATTTCGCAACCGTGCTTTTGCGATCGCCGGCGCATCTCAGAGCAGGCTCGGCGGCGCGCGTGCGCTTGGGGCGTTGCGGCTGATCCTGAGCTCCTGCCACGCCAACGTGATTGCCAGCCAGCTCGCGCTCGCCTTTGCCGACCAGGCCTATGACGATATGGACAGGCTGAAGAACGAGGGCGATATCGCCGCATTGAAGGATCTGGTGCGGCAATTGATCGACATTTCCCAACGCATGATGTGA
- a CDS encoding DUF1330 domain-containing protein, which translates to MAAKGYWIGRVDVHNDEGYKPYAAANLAIFKKFGGRYVVRGGKLTSVEGQSRARNVVIEFPDYEAALACYNSPEYQANIKVRQPHSIADLIVIEGYDGPQPS; encoded by the coding sequence ATGGCAGCAAAAGGCTACTGGATCGGGCGCGTCGACGTTCACAATGACGAGGGCTACAAGCCCTATGCGGCCGCCAATCTCGCGATCTTCAAGAAGTTCGGTGGACGCTATGTCGTTCGCGGCGGCAAGCTCACCAGCGTCGAGGGCCAGAGCCGCGCACGCAACGTCGTGATCGAATTCCCCGACTACGAGGCCGCCCTCGCCTGCTACAACTCGCCGGAGTACCAGGCCAACATCAAGGTGCGCCAGCCGCACTCGATCGCCGACCTCATCGTCATCGAAGGCTACGACGGCCCGCAGCCGTCGTAG
- a CDS encoding 2,3-bisphosphoglycerate-dependent phosphoglycerate mutase → MSERLLVLVRHGQSEWNLKNLFTGWKDPDLTAQGVAEAKDAGRKLKAKGLVFDVAFTSVLTRAQHTLDLILTELGQTGLPTSKDLALNERDYGDLSGLNKDDARKKWGEEQVHVWRRSYDVPPPGGESLKDTLARALPYYVQEILPGVLNGKRTLVAAHGNSLRALIMVLEKLSPEGILKRELATGVPIIYRLNADSTVESKLDLAS, encoded by the coding sequence ATGAGCGAACGTCTTCTCGTGCTCGTGCGCCACGGCCAGAGCGAATGGAATTTGAAGAACCTGTTCACGGGATGGAAGGATCCCGATCTCACCGCGCAGGGCGTGGCGGAAGCCAAGGACGCCGGTCGCAAGCTGAAGGCGAAAGGACTCGTCTTCGACGTCGCCTTCACCTCGGTGCTGACGCGCGCCCAGCACACGCTCGATCTCATTCTCACCGAACTTGGCCAGACCGGCCTGCCCACGTCGAAGGATCTCGCGCTGAACGAGCGCGACTATGGTGATCTCTCGGGCCTCAACAAGGACGATGCCCGCAAGAAATGGGGCGAGGAGCAGGTCCACGTCTGGCGCCGCTCCTATGACGTGCCGCCGCCCGGCGGCGAAAGCCTGAAGGATACGCTAGCGCGCGCGCTGCCCTATTACGTGCAGGAGATCTTGCCGGGCGTGCTCAACGGCAAGCGCACGCTGGTCGCCGCCCACGGCAACTCGCTGCGCGCGCTGATCATGGTGCTGGAAAAGCTGTCGCCCGAAGGCATTCTGAAGCGCGAGCTCGCCACCGGCGTGCCGATCATCTACCGCCTCAACGCGGATTCGACGGTGGAGTCGAAGCTGGATCTGGCGTCGTAA
- a CDS encoding HlyD family secretion protein, producing MSQQEQVSSPPPAAPLVASKPSQRPAPSLWSRLAIPLFAVIVALGFVALATLRFDEWVGSATIQTTNDAYVRAELTRLASRVTGEVLDVAVTDFQRVHAGDLLIQIDPADYQAQVAQAEANVAAAQAALDNLSNQVELQYATIAQAEAARLSAEALLVEAQQEQQRQQSLTQTEAGTRQRLEQAVAALAKAEADVRASRAVIAAQRHQLEVLQGTKKQRAADLEAAKATLASARLKLGYTRISAPFDGVVGERQVQPGDYVNIGTNLINVVPLPKVYVIANYKETQLTHVQPGQPVDITVDSFPRERLRGRVERIAPATGSQVALLPPDNATGNFTKVVQRVPVRIQLDDNQPLVERLLPGMSVVTSIHTDGAGTNGGK from the coding sequence GTGAGTCAACAAGAACAAGTCAGTTCGCCGCCGCCTGCTGCTCCCCTCGTCGCTTCCAAGCCGTCACAACGACCGGCTCCGAGTCTCTGGAGCCGGCTCGCCATTCCGCTGTTTGCCGTCATCGTCGCGCTTGGTTTCGTCGCGCTGGCGACGCTGCGCTTCGATGAATGGGTCGGCAGCGCGACGATCCAGACCACCAACGATGCCTATGTCCGTGCCGAGCTGACGCGGCTTGCGAGCCGGGTGACGGGCGAGGTGCTCGACGTCGCGGTCACCGATTTCCAGCGCGTGCATGCCGGCGATCTCCTGATCCAGATCGATCCCGCCGACTATCAGGCCCAGGTCGCGCAGGCCGAGGCGAACGTTGCTGCGGCACAGGCGGCGCTGGATAATCTGAGCAATCAGGTCGAGCTGCAATATGCGACGATCGCGCAGGCCGAGGCCGCGCGATTGTCTGCCGAGGCGCTGTTGGTCGAGGCGCAGCAGGAGCAGCAGCGCCAGCAATCGCTGACGCAGACCGAGGCCGGCACGCGGCAGCGGCTCGAGCAGGCGGTCGCGGCGCTCGCGAAGGCAGAGGCCGATGTGCGCGCAAGCCGCGCCGTGATCGCCGCGCAGCGCCACCAGCTCGAAGTCCTGCAAGGGACCAAGAAGCAGCGCGCCGCCGATCTCGAAGCGGCCAAGGCGACGCTTGCGAGCGCCCGGCTCAAGCTCGGCTACACCAGGATCTCGGCGCCGTTCGATGGCGTCGTCGGCGAGCGCCAGGTGCAGCCCGGCGACTACGTCAATATCGGCACCAACCTCATCAACGTCGTCCCGCTGCCGAAAGTCTACGTGATCGCGAACTACAAGGAGACCCAGCTCACGCACGTGCAGCCGGGCCAGCCGGTTGACATCACGGTCGACAGCTTCCCGCGGGAGCGCCTGCGCGGCCGGGTCGAGCGGATCGCGCCGGCGACCGGCTCGCAAGTGGCGCTGCTGCCGCCGGATAACGCGACCGGCAATTTCACAAAAGTGGTGCAGCGCGTTCCCGTGCGCATCCAGCTCGACGACAACCAGCCACTCGTCGAACGCCTCCTGCCGGGAATGTCCGTCGTCACCAGCATCCACACCGATGGTGCGGGGACGAATGGCGGCAAATGA
- the dnaJ gene encoding molecular chaperone DnaJ yields MSTKRCYYETLEVERSADDSVLKSSFRKLAMKFHPDRNPGDDSSEVRFKEINEAYEVLKDKDKRAAYDRFGHAAFEQGGGFGGGGAGFGAGFASSFSDIFEDLFGMAGQRGRGGRERGADLRYNMEITLEEAFGGKTAQIEIPVSVTCESCSGTGAKAGTKPKTCSTCAGAGRVRQSQGFFTLERTCPGCQGRGQMIEDACPSCAGQGRVTRERTLSVNIPQGVEDGTRIRLAGEGEAGVRGGPAGDLYIFLSLSQHQFFQRDGADLHCRVPISMVTAALGGEFEVPTIDKGKSKVKIPAGTQSGRRFRIASKGMPVLRSRQTGDMYVQVAVETPQNLTKKQQELLAEFEKLSSGATQPESVGFFAKVKDFFGNRAN; encoded by the coding sequence ATGTCCACCAAGCGCTGCTATTACGAAACCCTCGAAGTCGAACGCTCCGCCGACGATTCCGTCCTGAAATCGTCGTTCCGCAAGCTGGCGATGAAATTCCATCCCGACCGCAATCCGGGGGATGACAGCAGCGAAGTCCGCTTCAAGGAAATCAACGAGGCCTACGAGGTCCTCAAGGACAAGGACAAGCGCGCGGCCTATGACCGTTTCGGCCACGCGGCCTTCGAACAGGGCGGCGGCTTCGGCGGCGGCGGTGCCGGTTTCGGCGCGGGCTTCGCCTCTTCGTTCTCCGACATTTTCGAGGACCTGTTCGGCATGGCCGGACAGCGCGGCCGCGGCGGCCGCGAGCGTGGGGCTGACCTGCGCTACAACATGGAGATCACGCTCGAGGAAGCCTTTGGCGGCAAGACCGCGCAGATCGAGATCCCGGTCTCCGTCACCTGCGAATCCTGCTCGGGTACCGGCGCCAAGGCCGGCACCAAGCCGAAGACCTGCTCGACCTGCGCCGGCGCCGGCCGCGTGCGGCAGTCGCAGGGTTTCTTCACGCTGGAACGCACCTGCCCGGGCTGCCAGGGCCGCGGCCAGATGATCGAGGACGCCTGCCCGTCCTGCGCAGGACAGGGCCGCGTCACGCGCGAGCGGACGCTGTCGGTCAATATTCCCCAGGGCGTCGAGGACGGCACGCGGATCAGGCTCGCCGGCGAAGGCGAGGCCGGGGTGCGCGGCGGCCCGGCCGGCGACCTCTACATTTTCCTGTCGCTGTCCCAGCACCAGTTCTTCCAGCGGGACGGCGCCGATCTGCATTGCCGCGTGCCGATCTCGATGGTCACCGCGGCCCTTGGCGGCGAGTTCGAGGTGCCGACCATCGACAAGGGCAAGTCCAAGGTGAAGATTCCGGCCGGAACCCAGTCCGGCCGCCGATTCCGCATTGCATCAAAGGGTATGCCGGTGCTGCGCTCGCGCCAGACGGGCGACATGTACGTCCAGGTCGCCGTCGAGACGCCGCAAAATCTCACCAAGAAGCAGCAGGAATTGCTGGCCGAGTTCGAAAAGCTCTCCTCCGGCGCGACCCAGCCGGAATCCGTGGGCTTCTTCGCCAAGGTCAAGGATTTCTTCGGTAATCGGGCGAATTGA
- the nth gene encoding endonuclease III, which produces MAKITRKTAVRKSAVPKNKAKTKVAKPAQAAKTSLKAVKRWTPAEIHEVFSRFRKANPEPKGELEHLNPFTLLVAVVLSAQATDAGVNKATRELFQVADTPQKMLDLGEERLREYIKTIGLYRTKAKNVIALSAKLLTDFGGEVPRTRAEIESLPGAGRKTANVVLNMAFGEHTMAVDTHVFRVGNRTGLAPGKTPLEVELGLEKVIPAEFMLHAHHWLILHGRYTCLARKPRCEVCLINDLCRWPEKTV; this is translated from the coding sequence ATGGCAAAAATCACCCGCAAGACGGCCGTCCGCAAATCCGCTGTGCCGAAGAACAAGGCAAAGACGAAAGTCGCCAAGCCCGCGCAGGCTGCAAAGACATCGCTCAAGGCTGTAAAGCGCTGGACGCCGGCCGAGATCCATGAGGTCTTTTCCCGCTTTCGCAAGGCCAATCCGGAGCCGAAAGGGGAACTCGAGCATCTCAATCCCTTCACGCTGCTCGTTGCCGTCGTGCTGTCGGCCCAGGCCACCGACGCCGGTGTCAACAAGGCGACGCGCGAATTGTTTCAGGTCGCCGACACCCCGCAAAAAATGCTCGATCTCGGCGAGGAGCGCCTGCGCGAGTACATCAAGACCATCGGCCTTTATCGCACCAAGGCGAAGAACGTGATCGCGCTGTCGGCCAAGCTGTTGACCGATTTCGGCGGCGAGGTGCCGCGCACGCGCGCCGAGATCGAGTCATTGCCGGGTGCCGGGCGCAAGACCGCCAACGTCGTGCTCAACATGGCCTTCGGCGAGCACACGATGGCGGTCGATACGCATGTCTTCCGCGTCGGCAACCGCACGGGCCTTGCACCCGGCAAGACGCCGCTCGAGGTCGAGCTTGGTCTCGAAAAGGTGATCCCGGCGGAGTTCATGCTGCATGCCCATCATTGGCTGATCCTGCACGGCCGCTATACTTGCCTCGCGCGCAAGCCGCGCTGCGAGGTATGCCTGATCAACGATCTCTGCCGGTGGCCGGAGAAGACGGTCTGA
- a CDS encoding class I SAM-dependent methyltransferase yields MPMQSSARALKKPRLDDEVRFLRSWIEKPLHMGAVMPSGRLLARTMAQYVDVDSDAPVVELGPGTGAITSALVERGIDQKRLVLVEYNPGFCALLRDRYPQATVVQGDAYRLRDTLWKVLSAPASAVVSGLPLVTKPMFTRLRLIRDAFTALAPGAPFVQFTYSVVPPIPKSLPGVSTEASERIWMNLPPARVWVYRKD; encoded by the coding sequence ATGCCCATGCAATCGTCTGCGCGTGCGTTGAAAAAGCCCCGTCTTGACGACGAGGTACGCTTTCTCCGGTCGTGGATTGAAAAGCCGCTGCACATGGGTGCAGTGATGCCGTCGGGCCGGCTGCTTGCCCGCACCATGGCGCAATATGTCGATGTCGATTCGGACGCACCGGTCGTCGAGCTCGGGCCCGGCACCGGCGCCATCACCTCCGCGCTGGTCGAGCGCGGCATCGACCAAAAGCGCCTCGTCCTCGTCGAATACAATCCCGGCTTCTGCGCGCTGCTGCGCGACCGCTATCCGCAAGCCACGGTGGTGCAGGGCGATGCCTACCGCCTGCGCGATACGCTCTGGAAAGTGCTGAGCGCGCCCGCCTCTGCCGTCGTCTCCGGCCTGCCGCTGGTCACAAAGCCGATGTTCACGCGCCTGAGGCTCATCCGCGATGCCTTCACGGCGCTCGCGCCCGGCGCACCCTTCGTGCAGTTCACCTATTCGGTGGTGCCGCCGATCCCGAAATCGCTGCCCGGCGTGTCCACAGAGGCCTCGGAACGGATCTGGATGAACCTTCCGCCGGCCCGCGTCTGGGTGTATCGCAAAGACTAA
- a CDS encoding bifunctional helix-turn-helix domain-containing protein/methylated-DNA--[protein]-cysteine S-methyltransferase — translation MMTLAIHDTRLARPGSQNAALRDYDSVRRAIAFISENWRAQPTIEAMADAAGVTPDELHHLFRRWASITPKAFMQALTLDHAKHLLRDSASILDAALDSGLSGPGRLHDLFVTHEAMSPGEWKNGGAGLTLRYGFHACPFGTAIVIATNRGLSGLAFADPGEEQAALADMTRRWPNATYVEDHEGTAPLAQRIFDPKLWRPDQPLRVVMIGTDFEVRVWETLLKIPMGRAVSYSDIACKINSPKASRAVGAAVGKNPVSFVVPCHRALGKDGKLTGYHWGVTRKQAMLGWEAGQLGV, via the coding sequence ATGATGACCCTCGCCATACATGACACGCGCCTGGCCAGGCCGGGCTCCCAGAACGCCGCGCTGCGGGACTATGATTCCGTGCGCCGGGCGATCGCCTTCATCTCGGAAAACTGGCGCGCGCAGCCGACCATCGAGGCCATGGCGGATGCGGCCGGCGTCACGCCGGATGAGCTGCATCATCTGTTCCGCCGCTGGGCGTCGATCACGCCAAAAGCCTTCATGCAGGCGCTGACGCTCGACCATGCCAAGCACCTGCTGCGCGATTCCGCGAGCATCCTCGATGCCGCGCTCGACTCGGGTCTGTCGGGTCCGGGGCGTCTGCACGATCTCTTCGTCACCCACGAAGCGATGTCGCCGGGCGAATGGAAGAACGGCGGCGCGGGCCTGACGCTGCGCTACGGTTTCCACGCGTGTCCCTTCGGCACCGCGATCGTGATCGCGACCAATCGCGGATTGTCGGGGCTCGCCTTCGCCGATCCCGGCGAGGAGCAGGCCGCGCTCGCCGACATGACGCGGCGCTGGCCGAACGCAACTTACGTCGAGGACCATGAGGGGACCGCGCCGCTCGCCCAGCGCATCTTCGACCCAAAACTGTGGCGGCCGGACCAGCCGCTGCGCGTGGTCATGATCGGCACCGATTTCGAGGTACGGGTGTGGGAGACGCTGTTGAAGATTCCGATGGGACGCGCGGTGTCCTATTCGGACATTGCCTGCAAGATCAACAGCCCGAAGGCTTCGCGCGCGGTCGGCGCTGCGGTCGGAAAGAATCCCGTCTCCTTCGTCGTGCCCTGCCACCGCGCGCTCGGCAAGGACGGCAAGCTCACCGGCTATCACTGGGGCGTCACCCGCAAGCAGGCGATGCTGGGATGGGAGGCAGGGCAGTTGGGGGTGTAG
- a CDS encoding DUF2244 domain-containing protein, translating into MSTGNEIERGSEVQIFSALLTPHRSLNRTGFLAVMLFLSVVSFVTGIVFLMMGAWPVFGFFGLDVLVIWWAFKVNFRTARASEEIVVTVSELRVRRVSHRGHVAEWVFNPLWVRLEQEADEEYGLERLYLVSRGRTVSIAGFLGPEEKASFAKALIEALNAARRGPTYNPIA; encoded by the coding sequence ATGAGCACAGGCAACGAAATTGAGCGCGGGAGCGAAGTGCAGATCTTCTCTGCGCTGCTGACGCCGCATCGCTCGCTGAACCGCACCGGCTTTCTCGCCGTGATGCTTTTCCTCAGCGTCGTTAGCTTTGTGACCGGGATCGTCTTCCTGATGATGGGCGCCTGGCCGGTGTTCGGCTTTTTCGGCCTCGACGTGCTGGTGATCTGGTGGGCCTTCAAGGTCAATTTCCGCACCGCGCGGGCGAGCGAGGAGATCGTGGTCACGGTTTCCGAATTGCGCGTGCGGCGGGTCAGCCATCGCGGCCATGTCGCCGAATGGGTGTTCAATCCGCTCTGGGTCCGGCTCGAGCAGGAGGCGGACGAGGAATATGGCCTTGAGCGGCTCTATCTGGTGTCGAGGGGTCGGACCGTGTCGATCGCAGGCTTTTTGGGTCCGGAAGAAAAGGCAAGCTTTGCCAAAGCCTTAATCGAGGCCTTGAATGCCGCCAGGCGCGGCCCGACCTACAATCCGATCGCTTGA
- a CDS encoding MFS transporter, whose protein sequence is MAANDGADRGPVSRGGIAPRPVFAVVAVLLGSFLANFDSRLTTVGLPDLRGAFSLGFDEGAWLSTAGIGSQILIAPAVAWLATAFGLRRVLGIPSLVYAVISFIIPFVHDFPALIGLSIVHGLLLGTFVPATLMIVFRNLPIRWWLPAIAIYSIRVGFALDTSSSLVGFYVDHLGWQWLYWQGMVVAPLMGLMVYLGTPREPVNRDLLRHADWGGMVLLGASVSMIYAGLDQGNRLDWLESGTVMALLAGGAVLFAGFLVNESLVRQPWAHVNVLFSRNVGLSLIAILLYTLASLSNSSLVPNFLATVGLLRPEQSGLLLLTCGALPMFVLVPISIWLLRHFDPRLVVVLGFSCFAAANLWGTELTHDWAREDFIGIVLLQSLGQALTLLPIIITLLSNSDPSRATALAAYIQVMRLGGAEIGIALMGTWLRVREQIHSNYLGQHIAAGDVDVVRMLKQLADRFAAHGLGAAQARAVGTLAGFVQREANVLAYIDGFWLCFWLAIAALGCVALLTRAPPGPFTPAPFGFAKTVLRKCGVPVT, encoded by the coding sequence ATGGCGGCAAATGATGGTGCCGATCGCGGGCCGGTCTCGCGCGGCGGCATCGCGCCGCGACCGGTCTTCGCCGTCGTGGCCGTGCTGCTCGGCTCGTTCCTCGCGAATTTCGACAGCCGCCTGACAACGGTCGGCCTGCCCGATCTGCGCGGCGCGTTCTCGCTCGGCTTCGACGAGGGCGCCTGGCTCTCCACCGCCGGCATCGGCTCGCAGATCCTCATCGCGCCCGCGGTGGCGTGGCTGGCGACGGCGTTCGGCCTCCGCCGCGTGCTCGGCATCCCGAGCCTCGTCTACGCCGTCATCTCCTTCATCATTCCCTTCGTTCACGATTTTCCCGCGCTGATCGGGCTCAGCATCGTGCATGGTTTGTTGCTCGGCACCTTCGTGCCGGCGACGCTGATGATCGTGTTCCGCAATCTGCCGATCCGCTGGTGGCTGCCGGCCATTGCGATCTACTCGATCCGCGTCGGCTTCGCGCTGGATACGTCGAGCTCGCTGGTCGGCTTCTATGTCGACCATCTCGGCTGGCAATGGCTGTACTGGCAGGGCATGGTCGTCGCGCCGCTGATGGGCCTGATGGTCTATCTCGGCACGCCCCGCGAACCCGTCAATCGCGACCTGCTGCGCCATGCCGATTGGGGCGGCATGGTGTTGCTTGGCGCCTCCGTCTCGATGATCTATGCCGGCCTCGACCAGGGCAATCGGCTGGACTGGCTGGAGTCCGGCACGGTGATGGCGCTGCTCGCCGGCGGTGCCGTGCTGTTCGCAGGCTTCCTCGTCAACGAATCGCTCGTTCGCCAACCCTGGGCGCATGTGAACGTGCTGTTCTCGCGCAATGTCGGGTTGTCGCTGATCGCGATCCTACTCTACACGCTCGCAAGTCTTTCCAATTCATCGCTGGTGCCGAACTTCCTCGCCACCGTCGGCCTGCTCAGGCCCGAGCAGAGCGGGCTGCTCCTGCTGACCTGCGGCGCGTTGCCGATGTTCGTGCTGGTGCCGATCTCGATCTGGCTGCTCCGGCATTTCGATCCGCGGCTGGTCGTGGTGCTGGGATTTTCCTGTTTTGCCGCGGCCAATCTCTGGGGCACCGAGCTCACCCATGACTGGGCGCGCGAGGACTTCATCGGCATCGTGCTGCTGCAATCGCTCGGGCAGGCACTGACGCTGTTGCCGATCATCATCACGCTGCTGTCGAATTCCGACCCGAGTCGCGCCACGGCACTTGCGGCGTATATCCAGGTCATGCGGCTTGGCGGCGCCGAGATCGGTATCGCGCTGATGGGAACGTGGCTGCGCGTCCGCGAGCAGATTCATTCCAACTACCTCGGCCAGCATATCGCGGCCGGTGATGTCGACGTGGTCAGGATGCTGAAGCAGCTTGCCGACCGCTTCGCCGCGCATGGCCTGGGGGCGGCGCAGGCCCGCGCGGTCGGCACGCTCGCGGGCTTCGTGCAGCGCGAGGCCAATGTGCTCGCCTATATCGACGGCTTCTGGCTGTGCTTCTGGCTCGCCATCGCAGCGCTCGGCTGCGTCGCGCTGCTCACCCGCGCCCCGCCGGGTCCGTTCACGCCGGCGCCGTTCGGTTTTGCCAAGACGGTGCTGCGCAAGTGCGGCGTGCCGGTGACCTGA